The segment CAATAAAAATAGTTTTTTAAAAATGAAGATTATCGGAGTAAATATGTTATTTACTTACTTTTTTTACCTCATCCAATAATCTTTTCCTGGCATCTTCACGGTTATGATACCAATCGGTACTCCATACCCTGTAGAAGTTCCATCCTAGATTTTCAAGCACTTCCTGGTGTAGTCTGTCACGGTCACGGGTTGAATTTGATGAATGATAGGATGGTCCGTCACATTCTATTGCCAGTATGTATTCATCGGGATTATCAGGATTGACAACTGCCAAGTCTATCCTATAGCTGGCGGTTCCAACCTTTCTTTCAACTGTATAACCCTCTTCAACCAGTACTTCATAGATTTCGTTTTCAAACTCCGATTCCTTGGAAGTGGCTATCTGTACACCTGCAGGGAATTTTCCCTTGTCGGCGTAGTATAGGAATGTCTTGAATGCATGTAGTCCCTTGTTTGTATTGTCTACTTTCAAATCTGTTGACTTGAAGTTGGAGAATACCACACATTGCTCTTTGGCCCTTGTTATCAGTACGTTTAATCTTCTTTCTCCACCATCCTTGTTTAATGGTCCGAAGTTCATACTTATATGGCCTTTTTCATCAAAACCGTAGCCTGTGCTTATAAGGATGATATCTCTTTCATCACCCTGTATGTTTTCAATGTTTTTGATGAAGAACTTGTTTGTATCATCAAAGTATGCCTCATAATCACTATTGTCTCCAATTCTATCATCAAGGATTTCTTCAACGGTATTTCTCTGCTTTTTACTGAATGTTGCTATTCCTATGGTCTTTTCCATGTTGTACTTGTCAAGAAGTTCAAACAGGTAGTCTATTATCTGTTCTGCTTCCTTTATGTTTCGGGCCGTTCCCTTTTCATATACTGTGTCCTGATTATATTCCAGTTTAAGTCCCAAGTCATCGGATCTTTTCTGTGATGACGGGAATACGTAGAGCTGATTGTTGTAGAACTCATTGTTTGAAACTGCTATCAATGAGTCATGACGGCTACGATAGTGCCATTTAAGCATCTTTGTATTGAATGTGACCTTTGCATGTTCCAGTATACTTTCCAGGCCCACGGCACTGTATATCTCATCATCCTCATCTATTTCCAGAGAGGAGTCAAAGAATGTTGTTGGCGGCAGCTGTTTGGTATCCCCCATGATCACATAGTTTTTACCACGAAGCAATGCCCCCATTGCATCCTCTATCTTTACTTGACTTGCCTCATCGAATATTACGTAGTCAAAGAATGATTCATAGTATTTTGAGTCCAGATACTGTGCTATGCTCATAGGACTCATCATAAAGCATGGCTTTATATCAGTTATGACATCCTGTGTTTCGGCCAAGGTTTTCCTGATAGGAAGATGTCTGGACTTTTTGGATATTTCCTTATTCAATAATCCGAGGCTGGATTGTCTTTCCAGGCTTGAATGTATATCTGGTATCTGTTTGATTACCATGTTACGTATACGTTTCCTGTTTAGTTCTATGGTTTTTTTATCGAATTTTCTGAAGTCATTGATTTTCTTGTTATGGATATTGTAGTTGAACTTGTTTAATGAGTCATTTACAAATATCTTCTTTAATGCTTCATTTGCATAGTTATATGCAAAGACATCTGTTATATACTCTGATTCTATCTTATCCTGGTGGATTTTGTTTATGATGTCGCTTGTGTATTCGTTTGTAAAATCTCTTGAGTATCCATCGAATAATCTGTAGTCATTTATCGTGTCAAAGTTTGAGGTTAATGACTTGATTTGTTCCTTCTGATTGTCATAGTCGGAGATTTTTATCTTTTTGAATTCCTTACTGTCTGAACGATTTACCTTGGTGTTGATTTTATTGAATGCCTTTTCCAGTTTATCCACTTGTTTTACAAGCTTTGACATGGCCCCTTCATAGTATTCAAAGTTTGCCTCCTTGACAAAGTTTACTGTTTTGTCCGTAAAGTATCCGTCACTTATGGATGTCTTGAATGTGTCAAATTGATTTAATGAGTTTTTCAATTCATCCGGATTTGACTTATAGGAATTCCAGGATTTGCCGAATATGCCTCTTGCAGATTTATCCTCTTTTGTGATTTTTTGTTTGAGTTCTTCCTTCTTAATCAGATTGTTTAAGTCGGCTAAAAATTGTTTGTTGGATATTTGCTTGTAGCCCATCTTCTGTTTTAGCTGCTGTAACTGTTTTTTGTATTTGTTTAGCTGTTCATATTCCTTTAGCAGTTGTCCATAGTTCATTGGCTGGCTGCAGTAGGCGTTTACCTCATATCTTATATTGTTGTATTCATTTCTATCCTGTGAGAGTTTAATCAGGTCATTGTATATCTGTTCATCATCGGCCATGTAGTTATAATAGCCCCTGAGCTGGTTTCTAAGGTTCTCGAAGTCCCTGCTTACCAGTCTCATTAGTGAGTTGTTTTTATATTTCTCAAATAGAAGTATCTTGTCTTCTAGGTGTGGATCGTTTATAAGGGTTCTTATCGGTGAAGTTTCTATTGATTCATGTATGGCCTTCAAGACGTGTATATTGTCATCCAATGATTTGGAGTATATGTATTCGTTCTTGAATTTGCTGTTTGCCATTAGCTTGTTTACTTTGATGAAGTTGTTTTTAATTGTTTTTAATGTTTTTATATCGTAACTTTTTGATTGTTTTGCTGATAGTTGACTGTAGTTTGTTACATCCTGGATGTATTCCTTCATCTTATCCTTGTATTCATAGTTTTGAAGGTTGTTGGTTATCAGGAACAGTTTCTCCAACAACTCTTCACCCGTGAGTTTCTGATAGTTTTCAAGTCCTATTAATTCGCTGATGTCATTGATTTGTCTTTTAAGTTCATCAATATCGGCTACGCTTTCATCTACCAGAAATTCAAGACTTGATAATTCGGTGATGTTTAGGTTTGATGTGTCCGTTTTTCTCCAGAAGTTACCTGATACGGGTTTAACCATGTCATACTGTTGGGCCAGTGCGGATAGGTTGTCTATTATGCTGTCATATTCCTCAGGTGTTATGTTTTCCACATTGCTTATGTGTACGTTAACGGCGGTTGTGTTTTCCAGCTTTTTTGAGTACTTGTCATACATTCCTATTAGCTGGTATGTTGTCTTGTTTGACTTTCCGAACTTTTGATACATTATGTTTGCATAGTCATCCAGATCCCTTTTGATGTTGTCAAGGTGAGTGTATGTTCTGGAGTAGTCCTCATCTATTGAGCTTAAGGATAATGTTTTTGCCAAGTCCTGCATGAACGCCTTCTTATTGTAGTTTTCTCCATGTAATTCCAGACAGAAGTCACCCAGTCCTACCTTGTCAAGTCTGCTTTTAACAACGTCAAGTGCTACCTTTTTTTCACTTACAAATAGAACTGATTTGTTCAATGCCATTAGCTGTGCTATGATATTTACTATGGTTTGACTTTTTCCGGTTCCAGGTGGTCCTTCAACAACTAAATCGGCACCATTTTTTATGTTTTGTATTACTTCCTGTTGGCTTGAATCGGCATCCAGTACGTTATAGATGTCCATTGATTTGGATGAATCATCATAATCCGTTATGCCTGGCGTGTCGTCATCCTCTTTTTTGTTGAAGTATAATTTTTTTATGTTGTTTTCTTTTATGTTGTCCCATCGGGATAAGTCCAAGTCTTCATACATTGCCAGTTTTTTAAAGCTGAATATTGACAGGTATACCTCTGAGTTTACTGACCATCCGCTCTTGTTTTTTATTGCTTCCTCTATATTTTCCAGGTACTCCTTCATTTCAACTTTGGAGTTTAATGATTCGTAGTCGGGTAGGATAATGTTTATGTCTTTCAAGACATGTTTTAGTGTCGTATTGTATCTTACTTCCTCAAAGTTCCATGAGACCTTGTATGTGTCGTAATATTTTGATAGCTTTACTGGAATAAGTATTAATGGTGCCTTGGATAACCTGTTTTGATATGATGCATCTTTCCATTCCAGAAATCCCAGTGCTAGAAATAGGCTGTTGAATCCTTTTTCTTCTATGGTGGACTTGTTATCCCTGTATAGTTTGATTAATTTTCTGTTTAAAGTGTTTTTGTCATCGTTTGTCTGGATGTGTAGTTTTGATTCGGATTCATCTGAATCGTCGTCCCATATGTTTTGATGAGTTATGTAAACGGATGCTTCTTCTTCATCAAATGACAGGAATTTCATTGATTCTTCTTTTAAAACAAGGTTATCAAATAAGTTAAGCATGTTTTCATTTATTATTTCTATACTTTTACTTTTTGATGCTGTGAAGTTTAAGAATTTATTTCTTCTGCTTAAATCCAATAAGTTTGTCCTGTACTTATTAATCTCACTAGTTACAACACTAATATCTTTTTCAGCCATAGTTATCCCAATAAATTATATACATATATCTTTGTTTGTAAAAATATTTAAGATTTGTTTTTTTAATTTAAAACAAATAAAAATAGGTATGGACTATAAATGTTCCATTATTATAAATAATACCAGTAGTACGATGATTATTATTAAAATTGCAGTCTTATTTGCCATTATCATATCCGTTAGCGATGTGTAATGCTCATTATCTGATTCTTCGTTGGATTGGTGGATGCTTGAATCGTAATTGTCAATTATGAAGTCATCAGAATATTCATATTCTTCCCCATTTTTAGTTGTTGAATCATTATAAATATCATGGTTACTTCGTTTACCGGTTAAGTCCTCGTAAATATTGTCTTTATCAAGGCCCATTTCATCGGGCATATTCTCCGAGTAATTTTTGGTATCATCATATGAATCACTTATTTCAATGAAACTGCCGTCATCATGGTACTTTTCATCAATGTTTGAGTTGGTATCTTCATATCCGGTCGTGTCCTTTTTGGGTGAATCATCAGCCCATTCGCCTGCAAAGTCAAAGTCATCTGATGTGAAGTCACTAGTGAAGCTTTCATTATCATCAGGACTTTTGAGGGGTTCTTTATCTTCTGATATTGTATAATCATCCACGGCCATATCATCTTTAAGTGATTCATCGAGGAAGTTTATATCATCATTTGCTGAAGTATCTTCAGGTGAGCTATCTTCAAAATCCAAATACTCGTCAATACATATATCATTATCCGGGGTATGCTGCATATTATCTGAATCTTTGCTTTCATTAAGATCGGATAAATCATTTGCCGTATCATCGGTAAAATCAAAGTCATCAAATGTAAAATCATCCGTTTCATGGGTGTTATCTTTGAGGTTATTCTCTTTAGTATCATCGTCACTGGAAAAAGCATCAAAGTCATCCGTAAAAGAAAAATCAGAATCATCAAAAGAAACAGATTCATCATCATCTACTTCAAACAAATCAGTACTGGAAGAATCCATCTCTTCAAATGTAAAATCACCTGCATTATCATGGTTCTCCCTACTTTGATTATCGTTCATTTCACCATCATTTGAAGAACTATCAAAGTCATCCGTAAAAGAAAAATCAGATTCATCTAAAGAAACAGATTCATCACCACCTACTTCAAACAAATCAGTACTGGAAGAATCCATCTCTTCAAATGTAAAATCACCACTAATGTCAATATCCTCTCTGGTATGGGTGGTCTTATCGGATTTTGTAGGAAAGTCTTCCGATATTTCGTCGATTAAGTCACCGTTTATGTCAATATCATCGGATTTGGACTTTTTATTGATAGCAAAGTCATTGTAATTAAAATCATCTTTTGTAAAATCGTTTTCCATGGTGCTTTCATCACTGAAATCATCCACATTTAGTGAATCATCATAATCAAAGTCATCACCGGCGGATTCGTCAAGATTTTCATAGCTAAAGTCATTTCCTGTGGCATCATCAGAATCATTATAGTTGAAGTCGTCACTGAAATCAGTTTTTGCCGTGAACGAAAAGTCATCGGTAAATTCAAAGTCATTTTGACTTAAATCTTCGTTTAATTCATATCCACAGTTTGGACAGAATTTTACATTATCCTGTATTTTATTGGTACAATTAGGGCATTTTCGACTCAAAAATAATCACCATCATATTCTTTAACTATTATATTTTATCTTGAAGTTCTTATTATTATTTATATTCCTTTATTCTTAAAATAATTTCTTAAATCCCATCACACTTCATAATGATTTTTTCACCCAATCTGATTTCAACCGACTAAAAATCATATAATGACGTTTGTATAGTCAAATCATTTCTTTCCTCTTTTTTAATGTTTTTTATATAATCCCTATATTCATCCCTCAATACTGCGTATTCTATGAGATTAGAGACAAATTCTATCATGTCATCATCATCCATGTACAGTAAGTCGGATACATCCAGTTTTGCCAGTATAAGTTTTGATTTCCTGTCAAACTTTAACTTTGAATGTTTTTTAATATAAGTTCTTAGACTTTTTTTATCTGTACATCTGTTTAATCCCGTGTTTATTGCACAGTCATGCTTTATGTAAAGGTAATTATCTTCAAGGGCTGCATGTCTTTCAAGATCCAATTCCAGGCTATTGTGAATAGCATTATTATGTATTCTTGATACCGTAAGTGAGGTATAACTAAGATATTGGATGGTTATGTAAATTACGTCCAACTGCCCGTTTAATTTATAATATATTGTCCGGTAATCTGACGTTACTGAAACCGAAAGGCTTATTGTCTGTGTGGATATGCCTGCATCCGATTCAAGGAGGGCATTGTCATATCTTATTTCTGGTAATTTATGGGTAGCGTCCATTAATGATTCATATAAATTAATCAAGGGAGCGATTAATTCCTCCGGCACATACTCTGACATTACGTTTCGGTCATATATTTTCCCGACAACATTCTTATAATGCAGTCTGCCATAAGAATGTCTTTTATATTTCTCATCAGTTACTTTTGTAGCGTTATAGTACTTTAATAAGTTATTGTAGGTAATCAGGTTATCATGACTAGTTTTATAGTCATATTCACTTACTTCAAAGAAATCCAAATATTTGCCGTTTGATAATATGGCAAGTTTTTGATGTGCTAATTCACAGTACTCAAATAACTGATTGTAATCCTTTTGACTTAATTTTTTATCGAGACTTTTTAATTCAACTACAAGTAAGATGACATTTTTTGACCTTTTTTTACCATAAACCACTATATCCATACGTTTAGCACTGCCTGTTATGCTTACTTCGGTTTTCATGGCAGAATAGGGCACTTTCATCTTATCATGCAGGAATTCTATGAATTTTTGTCGTACGTATTCCTCCGGGTTTTTTATACGGAGAGTATTGTTTAGCTTGTCTATGTAATATTCCTTGTTTTCATGAAGATATATCCGCGGATCATCATATTTATCCAAATTTATTTTAATCATTAACAAACAACCCCTGATTTTCGATACCCCTACAGCTAATAGTGCTATTATATATGGAAAATGTTCACTTTTCAAGCGGGTGAAATAAAAGGTTTAAGAATATGCGAATTTCCCATTTGATTAAATAACCTATCATGCAATAAGTAGAGCTCAATTAAACATTGCGTAAACTATGAGTACTTTAAAAATATAACTCCTACAGTCTATATTTATTCGAGTCTACTTTTTTGGTTAAATAATAATTTTCATATAGTAGTATATAAATATTATAATATATGTCTAATAATAATTATGTTCAAAGAGAAAATTTTATAGCAGAAGTATATCATAACGATGATGATGACGAATTAATAAATACCAAGGAAATACTGAAAGAAAAATACGACTACATATGTAAAAGCATAAAGGATGAAGGATATACACTGGAAAATCCAGAATGTAACTTATTTAAAGAATTATTATATGATGACAATGTTGTTGGATTTGTTACCTATGATTATACAAAGGGAGTAGGAGACTTTTCATTAAATGAAATCTATGTGCTTCCGGAGTATAGGGGAAACAAATACTTCATCAGTGAACTTGAATATATGTTGATGTCCGGTTCAACAGTTAGCATATATGAACCTACACATAGGATTATCGAGATTCTACTGCAAAATGATCTTGCAAGAAAAATTGACGATAACCTGGTTGTTAGTTCAATAAGCCTTGATATCGATGAAGATAAATCCGAATGTACAGTTTCAGATCATGAACTGACTGATAATATGATTCATTCATGTAACCTTTATGATTTGAACATATCTGCATGTATATTGCTTGAGGACATCAGCAGCGAGGATACGAATATCATCCATTACAGCAGATGTCTTGATGATGATAACAAGTACTACTCGGCTGGTAGCATTCGTGAAAACATTGATGATGAATATTTTGAAAATATCAAAAACAGCATCATTGAAAATCATGAAGAATATGTCCAAACATTAATTGAATTGGAAGACAACAAACCAACAGCAGACTTTGATATTGATGATATAATCGGAAGACCACCAAAATTATCAGAGTATCTTGAAGGATTGATTGCCGAAAAACTCGTTACAAAACAAAGGGCATTGGATATTCAGGCACAGATGATTGAAGAGTATGATAACGGTTTAATATTACCTGAATCACTTCTTAAAAGATTGGAATACCTGTCCATGGAAGAACTCATCAATGAGGACAAGGAAGCCGAAGGATTTGACAGCAGTGCGTTTGATATGAAATGTCCATACTGTGAGTTTCCAACAACACCCATAAACAAGACATGTGACGTATGCGGCTTTAAATTGGATAACGATATGACACTTAATGCCGCAATACTTGAAGAGATAGAGGATGAACTTAGAGAGAATATAAAGGAAATGAAAAAAGACGGGCTTTCAGATGCAGAGATAATTGATATTACTAAAGAATTCGGGGATGAAATGAGTACTGGTTCTCCACATGATGAAGAGATAAAAACTATGCTTTTAGAATTCGTTGAAAGTGAATTAAAGAAATAGTATAATTAATTATACTATTTAAGCTAACTTTTTTTTGTTAATCGTAAAACGGACACTTATTTTTAATACACTCATTATTTAAACTTGAATATTCACATTTTATATCATTCTTTTCCATATGAACATCAAATTCCTGGGACACATAGTCTATTGCAGCGTTTATTGATAAAAATGAATCTCTTTTACAGCATCTTGGTCCGCCATGGCTTGCTACTTCATATAAAGCCTTTGATGTCATCATATTACACTTGCTGAATGCCTTTGTGGCAAGTGGCGTTGAATTTGTTATTATTGATATGAATATCCCCGTACTTACTGCCGCTCCACATGACCCGTAATATCCACAGAAACCTCCCGGTACTTTTTTTCCGCGTTTAATCATTTCATTTAAGGATTCTTCAAGGTTGATGTCTCCACCGGCATTTTTGTAGGCTGTCAATAGGGATGCTCCTACCAGCACATGGTGTTCAGGCCCATGCATATGACAGAATGATTCTTTCATAAGCTTGTTTAGTATTTCTATAGGGTTTTTTGATGTTTCATTTAGAAGTTTTGAGTAGATTACATTTATTCCATCCATATGACATTCATTACATACATAATGTCCATTTATACATCGAATATTGGCGGATTCCTCATTTTTACATACAAAACAAGTCATCGGTTCATCTTCTGTTAGATATTCCACTTTGGCGTTACAGATTAAACATTCATTTATCATTGCAGTCCCCCCAATCAAATTACTTTCATTTGAGTATTTGTGATAACAGAATATAAATATATTTCTATAGAAAGCTATCAGTATAGTCATATAAGAAGTTATTAATAACTTAAAGGAGATACAGTTAAATCAAATGATAAAAGAGATGTTGATTTTTTATGAAGGAGATTATTTTTAAACAGATAGGTTATATTAAAAGTCCGTTTGATGATGTTGAGGATGTACCCAAAAGGGTTAGTGATGCAATGGAGGTTGAGGGAGAACTTGTTGTTTATGAAGAGTATCTTGAGAGCATGGCGGATATGAAGGTTGATGAGGAGTACATGGTTATATTTTACCTGGATAAATGTGAAGGTTTTAAACAGACCGTACCGCTTAGAGGTGATGGACCATTGACTTCATTGTTTTCTACAAGGGCTCCCTGCAGGCCAAATCCCATAGGAGTATCCAACATAATTGTTAAAAAGATTGATGAAAATGTTGTCAAGTTCAATGGTGTTGATATGTTGAATAATACTCCCATACTTGATATTAAAAAGGTTTTCTGATTCTATATACAATACTATCCATTATCATGTGAATGTGTGGAATATCCACACATATCTTTTTCCAGAATATTTTTCGATATAATTTAAAAATGAATAAAAATATAAATATAACATTGTTATAAATATAACATTGTTAAGTATTAGGAAGTATACAAATGAAAGACTGGAATGAAGATTACATAAATAATTTAAAAGAAATAGACAAACACATAAAAGACTCAACAGTAAAATTAAACTATGAATTTATTACAGAACACTACTTTGAAATGTATGAAGTAGCATTAAACGCAGGAACAATAATGCCATACAGATTCAACGCAATAGGCCTGGCATATATCGGTGAAGAACACTCAAGACCCACCAAATTCAAAAACTTTGACCCAAAAGTCAAAGAAAGACTGGTAAAATCATATGCCACAAGAAACGAATTGCAATACAAGTACAAAGACCCGAATATAGATCCAAAGGAAAAATATGAAAAATTTTTAGATAAGGAAATATACGATTTCATCGAAGAATTTCCACAATTCAAGGACGTAATAATAAACGAATAATAACCAAAAGCAATTACTGAATTTAACACGTTATCTTGCAGAAATAGGAAATTAAATAGAAAGGTATTAATACTACATCTAAAATATAATATAATGCAAAATATAAAAGCAGAGGTAAGTTAAATGCCGGAAGAAAAAAATTTAGTTATCGCATTAATATTATCAGTAATTTTTTCAGGAGTAGGTAACGTATATAATGGCCTTGGAAAAAGAGGATTGATTGAACTGCTTGTTGCAATTGTACTGACAATGGCAGCATTTCCAATTGGTCTTATCTGGTGGGCATACGTCTTATATGACACATACGTATGCAACATTGCAGTAAACAACAACCAAGAGATACCATTGCTTCTTACCGTTTTTGAAGTAAATGACTAGGAGAAAAAAATATTCTCCTATAAAAAAAATCTTTTTTTATTATTGCTGGGTTAAGTATTCGGCCTTTGCCTTAGGTGTCTCAGGCAATAAAGGTTTTGAATAGAAATCCGGATTGTTTTTAATTTCCAATAAGGACTCCTTCATAACAGCTATTCTTTTACTGTCTGCCGGATGGCTTGAGAAGAAATCAAATTCATTACCCATATTCTGTGAAAAGTTCTTCCAGAACTCAGGTACAACATCAACATTATAACCGGACAG is part of the Methanosphaera sp. BMS genome and harbors:
- a CDS encoding DUF5714 domain-containing protein: MINECLICNAKVEYLTEDEPMTCFVCKNEESANIRCINGHYVCNECHMDGINVIYSKLLNETSKNPIEILNKLMKESFCHMHGPEHHVLVGASLLTAYKNAGGDINLEESLNEMIKRGKKVPGGFCGYYGSCGAAVSTGIFISIITNSTPLATKAFSKCNMMTSKALYEVASHGGPRCCKRDSFLSINAAIDYVSQEFDVHMEKNDIKCEYSSLNNECIKNKCPFYD
- the tsaA gene encoding tRNA (N6-threonylcarbamoyladenosine(37)-N6)-methyltransferase TrmO; this encodes MKEIIFKQIGYIKSPFDDVEDVPKRVSDAMEVEGELVVYEEYLESMADMKVDEEYMVIFYLDKCEGFKQTVPLRGDGPLTSLFSTRAPCRPNPIGVSNIIVKKIDENVVKFNGVDMLNNTPILDIKKVF
- a CDS encoding DUF4011 domain-containing protein; this translates as MAEKDISVVTSEINKYRTNLLDLSRRNKFLNFTASKSKSIEIINENMLNLFDNLVLKEESMKFLSFDEEEASVYITHQNIWDDDSDESESKLHIQTNDDKNTLNRKLIKLYRDNKSTIEEKGFNSLFLALGFLEWKDASYQNRLSKAPLILIPVKLSKYYDTYKVSWNFEEVRYNTTLKHVLKDINIILPDYESLNSKVEMKEYLENIEEAIKNKSGWSVNSEVYLSIFSFKKLAMYEDLDLSRWDNIKENNIKKLYFNKKEDDDTPGITDYDDSSKSMDIYNVLDADSSQQEVIQNIKNGADLVVEGPPGTGKSQTIVNIIAQLMALNKSVLFVSEKKVALDVVKSRLDKVGLGDFCLELHGENYNKKAFMQDLAKTLSLSSIDEDYSRTYTHLDNIKRDLDDYANIMYQKFGKSNKTTYQLIGMYDKYSKKLENTTAVNVHISNVENITPEEYDSIIDNLSALAQQYDMVKPVSGNFWRKTDTSNLNITELSSLEFLVDESVADIDELKRQINDISELIGLENYQKLTGEELLEKLFLITNNLQNYEYKDKMKEYIQDVTNYSQLSAKQSKSYDIKTLKTIKNNFIKVNKLMANSKFKNEYIYSKSLDDNIHVLKAIHESIETSPIRTLINDPHLEDKILLFEKYKNNSLMRLVSRDFENLRNQLRGYYNYMADDEQIYNDLIKLSQDRNEYNNIRYEVNAYCSQPMNYGQLLKEYEQLNKYKKQLQQLKQKMGYKQISNKQFLADLNNLIKKEELKQKITKEDKSARGIFGKSWNSYKSNPDELKNSLNQFDTFKTSISDGYFTDKTVNFVKEANFEYYEGAMSKLVKQVDKLEKAFNKINTKVNRSDSKEFKKIKISDYDNQKEQIKSLTSNFDTINDYRLFDGYSRDFTNEYTSDIINKIHQDKIESEYITDVFAYNYANEALKKIFVNDSLNKFNYNIHNKKINDFRKFDKKTIELNRKRIRNMVIKQIPDIHSSLERQSSLGLLNKEISKKSRHLPIRKTLAETQDVITDIKPCFMMSPMSIAQYLDSKYYESFFDYVIFDEASQVKIEDAMGALLRGKNYVIMGDTKQLPPTTFFDSSLEIDEDDEIYSAVGLESILEHAKVTFNTKMLKWHYRSRHDSLIAVSNNEFYNNQLYVFPSSQKRSDDLGLKLEYNQDTVYEKGTARNIKEAEQIIDYLFELLDKYNMEKTIGIATFSKKQRNTVEEILDDRIGDNSDYEAYFDDTNKFFIKNIENIQGDERDIILISTGYGFDEKGHISMNFGPLNKDGGERRLNVLITRAKEQCVVFSNFKSTDLKVDNTNKGLHAFKTFLYYADKGKFPAGVQIATSKESEFENEIYEVLVEEGYTVERKVGTASYRIDLAVVNPDNPDEYILAIECDGPSYHSSNSTRDRDRLHQEVLENLGWNFYRVWSTDWYHNREDARKRLLDEVKKVSK
- a CDS encoding zinc ribbon domain-containing protein — encoded protein: MSRKCPNCTNKIQDNVKFCPNCGYELNEDLSQNDFEFTDDFSFTAKTDFSDDFNYNDSDDATGNDFSYENLDESAGDDFDYDDSLNVDDFSDESTMENDFTKDDFNYNDFAINKKSKSDDIDINGDLIDEISEDFPTKSDKTTHTREDIDISGDFTFEEMDSSSTDLFEVGGDESVSLDESDFSFTDDFDSSSNDGEMNDNQSRENHDNAGDFTFEEMDSSSTDLFEVDDDESVSFDDSDFSFTDDFDAFSSDDDTKENNLKDNTHETDDFTFDDFDFTDDTANDLSDLNESKDSDNMQHTPDNDICIDEYLDFEDSSPEDTSANDDINFLDESLKDDMAVDDYTISEDKEPLKSPDDNESFTSDFTSDDFDFAGEWADDSPKKDTTGYEDTNSNIDEKYHDDGSFIEISDSYDDTKNYSENMPDEMGLDKDNIYEDLTGKRSNHDIYNDSTTKNGEEYEYSDDFIIDNYDSSIHQSNEESDNEHYTSLTDMIMANKTAILIIIIVLLVLFIIMEHL
- a CDS encoding type I restriction enzyme HsdR N-terminal domain-containing protein, coding for MIKINLDKYDDPRIYLHENKEYYIDKLNNTLRIKNPEEYVRQKFIEFLHDKMKVPYSAMKTEVSITGSAKRMDIVVYGKKRSKNVILLVVELKSLDKKLSQKDYNQLFEYCELAHQKLAILSNGKYLDFFEVSEYDYKTSHDNLITYNNLLKYYNATKVTDEKYKRHSYGRLHYKNVVGKIYDRNVMSEYVPEELIAPLINLYESLMDATHKLPEIRYDNALLESDAGISTQTISLSVSVTSDYRTIYYKLNGQLDVIYITIQYLSYTSLTVSRIHNNAIHNSLELDLERHAALEDNYLYIKHDCAINTGLNRCTDKKSLRTYIKKHSKLKFDRKSKLILAKLDVSDLLYMDDDDMIEFVSNLIEYAVLRDEYRDYIKNIKKEERNDLTIQTSLYDF